ATATACGAACAGTTCAGCTTTAAAAATTCAGAATATTTAGTTTTCTAATTGTTACAGACGGCGCTTTCCATTCGTAACATTAACAACCTGCAGGGCTTTCAGCTCAAACTTTTCTCGTAGTGCTAAGCAGAAACCTCACTGAAATAACATCGTACGAAGAAAATGCAAATGCATTTTTGAGAACTCGCCGTCTTTCTCTTCACAAGGAAACAAAATTGCATATATTAAATGTTCGTATATTTTATTTGGATTTTACATTACGAAATTGATGCACATGTAACACATAAATTTATAACCTTAAACATTTTAATAACCTTAAATTTCATCATAGGGTGTTTTCTTTAACTACACTAATTGTTAGTTGAAACAATCAGGGTTTTTGGGTTGTATTTTCACATATCCATCTTCTTCGCCTCCCCCTTACTCTTATATTAGTACTTGTCTTATTCCCCGATAACTAAGAATACAGTAATAAAGAATAGATAGCAGCAGAACATTATCTGCTGCTATCTATTCTTTTTCTATTGTTAAAAAAATACTAAATTCCGCATCTTTACAACCTTTTTTTATAATAGATTTTGTTTAACTATACTATAAACGCAATCTAATTTATTTTTACGAAAATGGTTGAAAAATACACACAATTTTGTATAATAGATAGCGTTTTAATAAACTTTTTGTTTTGTGAAAGTAAACTTTTGTTACTTCAAGTTAAGCAAAAGTAAACGAATGAACTGTAAGTTTATGAATAGAAAACAATTGAGGAGTACATTAGATGCAAATCGGTAAAAAAATTAAACGACTTCGTCTAAAAAAAGGGCTTACACAAGAAGAATTAGGAGAAAGAACAGATTTGAGTAAGGGTTACATCTCTCAACTAGAAAGAGATTTAAACTCTCCCTCAATCGAAACACTCTTTGCATTATTAGAAGTTCTAGGTTCAACCCCCAAGGAATTCTTCGATGATGATGTGGAAGAACAAAAAGTAGTATACACCAAAGAAGACCATAACATTTATACAGATGAGGATAAAAAATATAGTATCGAATGGCTAATTCCGACTTCAAATGAAAAAGAAATCGAACCTGTCCTGATTACTTTTGAAGAACATGGCGAGTTCAAACAATTCGAGCCATCTCTTTCCGAAACCTTTATTTATGTCTTAGAAGGTCGTGTAAGGCTTATATTAGGTAAACAAAACTACGTTGCAGCAAAAGGAAATACAATCTACTTCGAAGCTTCGGATCATCATCAATTATTTAATGATTATCCAGGTAAAACAGAGATTTTACTTGTCGCAACTGAATCATATTTGTAGCATAGGAGGCACGTAAATGTCGGAAAACACAATTATTCGATTTGATCATGTTTCAAAATCATATAGTGATGGAACTGTGGTATTGAAAGATATCAGCTTTGAATTAGAACGTGGAAAATTCTATACTTTACTTGGACCATCAGGCTGTGGTAAAACCACAATTTTACGTTTGATCGCTGGTTTTATGGAACCAACAAATGGCTCAATTTATTTTAATGGAAAAAAAATTAACAATGTTCCTGCAAATGTGCGACAAGTTAATACAGTCTTTCAAGATTATGCATTATTTCCACATTTAAATGTTTTTGAAAATGTAGCATTTGGCTTACGTATTAAAAAAATAGCAGAAGCAGAAATCATCAAAAGAGTTGAAGAAGCATTAAAATTCGTAAACTTAGCTGGCTATAGTCAACGTGAAATCGCAGAGATGTCTGGTGGTCAACGTCAACGTGTTGCGATAGCGCGCGCTATTGTCAATGATCCTGAAATCATTTTATTAGATGAACCACTTTCTGCACTAGATTTAAAACTTCGTACGGAAATGCAATATGAACTTCGTGAACTACAACAACGTTTAGGAAAGACATTCGTATTCGTCACC
This window of the Rummeliibacillus pycnus genome carries:
- a CDS encoding helix-turn-helix domain-containing protein yields the protein MQIGKKIKRLRLKKGLTQEELGERTDLSKGYISQLERDLNSPSIETLFALLEVLGSTPKEFFDDDVEEQKVVYTKEDHNIYTDEDKKYSIEWLIPTSNEKEIEPVLITFEEHGEFKQFEPSLSETFIYVLEGRVRLILGKQNYVAAKGNTIYFEASDHHQLFNDYPGKTEILLVATESYL
- a CDS encoding ABC transporter ATP-binding protein translates to MSENTIIRFDHVSKSYSDGTVVLKDISFELERGKFYTLLGPSGCGKTTILRLIAGFMEPTNGSIYFNGKKINNVPANVRQVNTVFQDYALFPHLNVFENVAFGLRIKKIAEAEIIKRVEEALKFVNLAGYSQREIAEMSGGQRQRVAIARAIVNDPEIILLDEPLSALDLKLRTEMQYELRELQQRLGKTFVFVTHDQEEALAMSDEIFVLNEGHIEQSGSPVDIYDEPINRFVADFIGESNIVPGTMVKDYEVTFTGKTFECVDKGLNPNEKVDIVIRPEDLEITDIENGKLVVTVDTQLFRGVHYELSTYDQDGNEWLVHSLKKADVGAKIGLDFDPEAIHVMRLNESEEDFDRRLESYGEENNA